The following is a genomic window from Clostridium sp..
GCCTGAAATCCATACAAAAGGTAGAAAAGGCCACCACATCCGCCCATCCTGTTTACTGTGGATAAGTACCAGAACAACACTTCCAATAAGCAGCATAGATATTATTAAAATTGCCGGTATATTTGACAAATGCAGTGTAAACAGAGGGGGAATAAATCTCTCAATCAATATAAATGAACCAATAATCAGAGAACATATTAGCCACGTAAACAGGAAGGATGCAACTTTCCCTTTAATGATTTTTGTATAGATACTCCTGTGTATTATAAAAAATACAATTCCCACAAATAAAAAGCTCAACATGCCATATATAATCAATACGAGAAGATTTATTCCCTTATCTGGAGAAGTCAATGCACCCAGAAGTTCAAAAAAGGAGCTGATGCCAAAAACAAGGCCTACCAATTTCAATGTTTCTTTCCTGCTTGCTTTGCCAAGATTGTGAATCAATTCATCCACCGCCAGCTGAGGCCTTTTCCCAAAGAATTCTTCAGCAGATTGTCCATCCTCCTGAGCAGAAATTATATCCTGCAAAATCTGCAGCAACAAGTTTTCTATCTCACAATCATCATAAAATAGTCCGGCACTGCGGATGTATACCAGGAGTTGTTCATAATACTCCTTATTTTCATCCGTTAATTTTTTTCGTAATTGATTATTCGTTTCAATAGCTTTTTTTACAGAATTATTTTGTTTATTCATCCAATTTTTCTCCTTTTAAACTTATCAGATCATCAACCTTTGACACCAAATCCTTCCACTGTTCAATAAAATCCCTGCAGTGAGCCTTCCCCTCCGGGGTTATACAATAATATCTTCTATCGGGGCCTTCCGGGGAAGGTTTTATCATACTGGAAAGATAACCTTGCTTCTCTAATTTTTGCAGCAGCGGATATACGGTACCAGCAACTATTTCCTTAAACCCGTGTTTTTTTAGCAGCTGAATCATCTCATATCCGTATACCTGATTCTCTAAAACAATCAAAAGCACGCATCCTTCCAGCACACCCTTCAAGAGCTGAGTCTGCTTCAAATTATCCCTCCTACCTCATCTATTGTGCAATGCATATTAGTGCTGATATTATTATATATTAATTCATCTATTATGTAAAGCATAATAGATGAAAAAGTATTATCCTCAAGCAATAAATATTATGATACAATTTTATTAGTATATATAGATAAAAGTATCACTGAAATTAGAAGTAAAAGACTCCATAACGCTGCTTTAAGCAATAATAGCACAAATGATATGATGAGTATGAAAATCGCAATTTTCAGCTTGATATTGTGCAGCAGCTTAAATCCAGCAGCTAATCCAATTATTGCATTGGATAGGAAAAATACATTGGCACAGGTTATAATTTTATCCAGATTTATAAAGTCTGCAGCAGACAGAGATAAGACTACAAAATGTATACATACAAGTGTTATGATAGCATTAATGGGACTTCCATATCTGTTTACATATGACAGATATGCAGGCAGTTTATTGTTTGCCCCACGCTGTGCACTCATTCTTGAAACTCCCCCGACTACCATAAGGTAGGTGCACATGCATAATCCTGATGCAGCAACAGTGATTACAGGCAAAGAAAACGAGCCAAACAGAGGCGTCATGATTGCCAGTATATCGTGATTACCGGCAGACACATTTTGTATGGAAAGGGCAATAATAATATATAAGCTGATAATTACTATTAAGCTTACAGTCATTGCTTCAACAAGCGTTTTTTTAGGATTTTTTATATCTTCAATATAGCTGCCTACAATTTCCCATCCTATGATTGCCCAAAATAAAATCAGGAGAGTATATTCAAATTTGGAAATGGAAAAGGAGGTTTGATGTACATGTACATTTGAAGCAAAAATCAGTGTATACATACCTCCGCAAAATAGTAGTACAGCTGTAAATCCCGTTAAGATTAAAGTGAATTTTCCCAGGGCTTTTACTCCATACATAAGAATTATGGTACATATGATTTCCATTCCAACTGCGATTATCTCCACCTTTATATTTGAAAAAAGGCTAAAGTTTTTTAAAAATTCTGAAGCTGTAATCAAAACTGCTGTAGGGCCAAAACAAACTGCCGCTGTGAGAAAATTTGAAGTCAGTTCTCGAAAAAAACCTCCGAAAGCATTTCCAACTGCAATTGCAACGCCTTCATTTCCAGGACTTTTCAAACTCAAGAATATAAAAACATAGGCAAATATAACACCAAGCAGCATTATAATAATCCAGGCAGCTACTGCCCATCTCCCGACCAGCTTGTAGGCAATGGGCGGCAGCAGTATTATTCCCGATCCCAGTACCGAGCCTGATATGAGGCCGGAAAGTGTTATTGTTCCAATATTTTTACTCATATTTTACCTCCTATCTTTTTTTAATTTGATTACAGCCGGCTGTGCTTTTTTAAAAATTCAATCAAAAATTCATTGAATTTCCAATGGATTTATATTAGCATAAGATTAACTATTAATAAAATTGAATTATTTGAAAATACAATTCGATTTTATTGAAGTGATTGGAGGTATATTATGGAGTTTAGAAATCTGATAACATTTTCAGAAATTGCCCATTTGAAAAGTTACACCAGGGCAGCAGAGGAATTGGGATATGCCCAGTCCACTATTACAACCCAGATTAAACTTTTGGAGGAGGCGCTTGGTGTAAAACTGTTTGAAAAAATCGGAAGAAAAATACACCTTACTTTAAAAGGCCAAGTATTTCTCAAATATACAGAAAACATAATAAGTCTTACAGAGGAGGCAATAGAAGCAGTGGGTGGCATAGGTATTCCCTGTGGAATTTTAAGAATAGGAATTGTGGAGTCCCTGTGTACTATGAGGCTTCCAGAACTACTTAAAAACTATCATATGAAATATCCTGAAGTAGAGATCATAATTAAAGTTGGAGTTTGTTCGGATTTAAGAAGTATGCTCAAAAACAATATAGTTGATCTTGCATTCATTCTGGATAAAAAAACTGTTGATCCGGATTTGATATGCTGTGTATCCTGCAATGAACCCATGATATTTCTGGCCTCTCCAGTAAACAGACTTGCCGGCAAAAGACAGGTTACAATGGAGGATATTAAAGATGAGCCTTTGATTGTAACAGAAAAGGGCTGCAGCTACAGAAATATTTTTGAGAAAATGTTTCAAAAATCAGGTCTAAAACCTAATATAGCTTTGGAAGTTGGAAGTATTGAAGCAATTAAAAGTTTTACCATGAGTAATCTTGGAATAACCCTGCTTCCCGTTATGACTGTAGAGAAAGAAATTCAAAATGGACGACTTGTGGGGTTTGATCTGGATGGATGTGAATTTAATATGGCAACACAAATACTATACCACAAGAATAAGTGTCTAACAGCTGCAATGAGAGCTTTTATATCAGAGGCTAAAGGTTAAGTACTCAATACTTGGAGCCAGCAGGCAATATCAACTTGACTGCTGGCTCTAATTTCACTGAGTATTAAAAGTATTGTGGACCACAGTTTTCGCTAGATCAAAGCGCTTATTGTGATTAGGATTTGGAATACTTATCTCATTTAGGTAGCCAATCGGCAGTACCACAACCGGAACGATATTCTCTGGCATAAAAAAAGCTGTCTTTGCTTTTTCAGGATCAAAATGGCCAACCCATGTGCTTCCTAATCCAAGATTGGCTGCTTCTAGTATAATATGGGTAGCTACAATACTTGCATCCACAATTCCCATATCCTGATTGTCAAATGTCCTTTTCCAACTGGTTATTTTATCATAACAAACAATTAAAGCTAATGGAGCATCAAATGTAAATGGAGTACAGACTTTTAGTTTGTCCATATCTTCCTTTGTATTCAGAACAAGGATTCTTTGTGGCTGATTATTACATGCTGTGGGAGCAAGCCTACCAGCCTCCAGAATCAAGTCCACTTTTTCTTGTTCTACTTGTTTTGTATCAAAATTCCGAACCGAATAGCGTTTCTTAGCCAACTCTAAAAAATCCATTATTCTCACCTTTCACTTTCCGCCGCTTTTGTCGCCTGGCGTTTTAGCAGCAGCCGTGCAGGACATTTTTCACCATTTGTAAACCACTGGCAGTTACCGCATTCAAAGCACGGCTTGTAGTCCATATTTCCAATGGAGTGCTTTACAAACGCACCATCGGCTAAAAACGGCTTTCCATATGCAGCAAAATCACAGCAACCATTTTCAATAAGCTTGTTTCCTCTTCCAAGCGTCTTAATGTCATTCACTACAATTATAGGGACACCTACATGCTTTTTTACATGACATCCAGTATAAACTACATCATTGTATTCAAAGGACTGAGGCAGTTCCAATTTCCGATCTTCCGGGATGCCGGTGGATACATGGAGCATGTCAATTCCAATTTTCTCCAGAAGCTGAGCAGTTTGTACATCAGTATCCAGGCTGTCACACCATCCCATTCGATAGGATACGATGAAGTTGTCCCCGGCAAAACTTTTGATTCCCTCAATGATCTCCTTTGCCAAAGTCAATCTGCCAAAAAGATCGCCGCCATAAATATCCTGACGTCTATTAGAACAGACCGAGGACATCATGTTCAGGAAAAAAGTATGGGCTCCATGCATCTCTATCCCATCCAGTCCGGCCTTTTTACAAATTTCTGCGGCATGGATAAATTTGTCCCGTATTTTGATTAAATCCTGTGTTGTCAAGCTGTTGACGTCTTTCATAAAATTGTCATAAAATGCATAACCTGGCATACCGAGTTGTGCAAAAAAACAGCTTCCGTTCCTATGTCCGGCTTCAGCCATCTTGTGGAGATAACCGATATGATCCTCTGAATAGGCGCCGGCTCCACCTGCAGTTTTTGCATCGGGCGATACACAAAGCACCTGACTTATCATCAAGCCTATGTCTTTGTCTGCCCGCTCCAAATATTCCTGCAACAACTTTTCACCCATGATTCCATTCTTGCAAGAAAAGCCAAAGCGAACCATAGGAGCCATCACAATCCTATTTGTAAAATGGACATCTTTTACTTGAAGTGGAGAAAAAATATTCGACATAATATCGACCCCCTAAGTCTTGCACCTATAATTATATTTTTTATTATAATCGTTGTAACAGAAAAAGGAAGTACGCACTTTTAAGTGTGATACTTACAATAAGCAGAGTATAGACTGAAAGAATACATGTCGAAACAATCAAGCTTCATTTCTAAATACACTTTTTATCATAGGAGACAACTGAAAGCCTGGAATCATGTATTATATTTTAAAATATACTCAACATAATCTTTTGCACTCTGATCTACTTCATCATCCGTAGCCTGAAATGAAGAACCGAAGAATGCAAAATGAGGTAGTACAATAGCACCTACATGATTAGCAGATGCCTTAAAGGGTGTAATCACTTCATCAACAGTAAATCCTACAGAACCGGTATGAGAGTAATTTTCCCTTTTGTCACCAATGGACAGAGCCAGTCCGAATTTTTTGCCTTCCAGTTTGTGCCCATTTGAACCGTAAGCCCAACCGTGGGTAAACACATCATCCAACCACTTTTTTAGCAGCGGCGGATAACTATACCAATATACCGGAAATTGAAAAATAATATAATTGTGTATATCTAACAACCCCTGCTCTTTTTCAACATCAATTTTCCAATCCGGATAGTCTCTGTAGAGTTCATGGATTTCAATATCATCAGGATATTTGACCAATTCCTGCTTCCAGATTTTATTTACCCTCGAATTTTCAATGTCCGGGTGAGTTAAAATTACAAGAGCTTTCATATAATTATCAGTCCTTTCTTTACCAACAAATATGCAATATTGGTTTCATATTTATTATCAACTCCAAATTCAAAAATGTAAATACGCACAATAAAGTAAGCAAGATACTAACTTTTAGGTATGTATAACAATTGCTTGCACAGACATGCTAAAATAATAGTGGAGGCGATACTGTGAAACAATATAATTTGGGAATCGAAGCAACACTTGAAATTCTAGGTGGCAAGTGGAAGGCTTTAATAGTATGTTTGTTGATGTCCGGTCCAAAGAGAACCAGCGAATTGCAACGGCTAATTCCTACCGTATCCGAGAAAGTTCTAATACAACAGCTCCGTAATTTAGAACGGGACGGAATCGTTGGAAAAACAAGATATAACCAAATGCCCCCGAAAGTTGAATACTATATCACCGAATATGGAAAAACTGCAAATAAGATCATTGACATTATGTGTCAATGGGGACGAAAAAATATTGAAATACGTAAACAACACGGTGAAGATGTATGCTTGTTAGATAAATAGAATTAAGAAATATTTCATTGTAATCATGACATGAAGAATAAAAAAGCCATTCCTTAACAAATACTCCATATATTAAATTCCAATAAATCAACCTAGCAGTAGATTTATTGGAATTTATCTTTATAACTCCAATTTCTTAATATCATATCCCCTGGCTTTTACCCGTCTTACAATGGCAACGTTACGTTCATCTTTTCTGTCAATTTCCATCTGCTTTTTAATGTCAGTATAATCCTTTATAGCTCTGCGACGGCAGAATTTTAAGTATTCCATAAGGTTCAATAATAACCGTCTTGACAAGATATACTCCTATGCTCACCAACTACAGTCATGACATAATAAATGCTATTTTTCATTCTCCTCCCCCTCATAAATAAAAATATCTTCAATACTCATGTTAAAATATCTTGCTATTTTAAAAGCCAGTATTATTGATGGATTATATCTGCCATTTTCAAGAGACCCTATTGTCTGCCTCGATACTTCAAGAGCCGCCGCCAGATCTTCCTGTTTTAACCCATGTTTCTTTCGTATTTCTTCCAGCCGGTTTTTCACATTTTAATCCTCCTTATGGAAAGCAAGCTTTCCATATATCAAGTATACCAAAATCCACTTGAATGTCAAATAAACTTTCCATGAAGTCTTTGTGGCTAATTTAATTTTTTAAATTAATTTCGATTTTTTTACAATTTATAGAGGAAATTTTAAATTATTGTAGAATGTATAAAATAATGTATTATTTACATTATTAAAACTTATGGGAGGTTGTTAAAATGAAAAACGTCAAAGGATTCATAACAAAAAATTTAATGAAAGGCATTGGTTCTTTAGCATTGGTATTGGGGGCATTGGTTATATTCCCTAATTCCCTTGCTAGTGGTTATCAGCCAAAATGCCCTGATGAACTGCTGAAGTAATTTAAATTAGGCTTTTCTATAGATATTTCTAATTTGTAATATGATATCTACAGGAAAGCCTAGATCAACTATATTAGGAGAAAAGTATGTACATTATAAGAGAACTAATAACAGATAGTATAGAATCTATACTTTTTTTAGTAACTTTTGAAGCCTTATATAACAACAAAAAATTTATACAAGAAAATAAACTTAAAACTATTTATTTTTGTATATTATATATTATTGCTAATTATTTTAGTACTTTTTATATTAGTAAAGTATACCACACAATATTTCTTTCAATATTTTGCATCTTACTATTATCATATATTGCAAAGATACGAATTTTTGCTTCGTGTGTAATATTTTTCCTATTTCTTTCCATAATTTTTGTTACAGAAAATTTTATCCAAGCAGTTGGAATATTTATATATAATATAAATTTAAATACATTCTTATCAATTAAAGAATATTACGTGATTTTTTTAATTACTTCAAAATTACTTCAAATATTTATCGTGATACTCATTTTTAGGTTTAATAAAATCTTTATTAAACTTAAATTATTTAATTCAAAAGATAAAATGTTATCAGAGTCAATAATTCAATTTGGTATTTTCGGTCTTATTATATTTATTATGAGTTTTGGTATTTTTAATGTAAAATATATTAAAATTTACAACTGTACTGTATTTATTTTATACTTTATATTTTTAATACTTCAATTAAAAGAGATAAACAGATACAAAAAGATGCTAAACATAGAATCCAGATATAAAATCCAAGAAAGTCAAATAAGCAACATGGAAGAAATAATCAGTATCATCAGGCAGGAAAAGCATGATTTTGCAAATCATATCAATGTTATATGGGGACTTTGCTCATTAAACAGACCAGATACCGTTGAAAAAATAAAAAATTATATAAACGGAATATCAGGTAATCTCCATTCATCATTTAAATTTATAAATACAGGCAATGCCTATTTAGACGGATTATTATCCATTAAAAATAATTTTGCCGATAAAAACAATATAGACCTTGATATAATGATTGATGAGCCCTTCAGCAAATTAAACATTAAAGAAAATGAATTGATAAGCATTGTAAGCAATCTTATAGACAATGCATTTGAAGCATTTCAGTCCAATCCCAATACTGAAAATAAAAAAATAACCTTTGATACTTTTATTGAAGGCAGTAAATTTTATATTGAAATTTCCGACAATGCAGGTATGATCCCTAAAAATATTCAAGATAGAATTTTTGAAAGAGGTTTTTCTACAAAGACTGAAAAATCGGATGATCATGGATTTGGTCTGTACATTACCAGGCAGTTGATAGA
Proteins encoded in this region:
- a CDS encoding DUF1129 family protein; this encodes MNKQNNSVKKAIETNNQLRKKLTDENKEYYEQLLVYIRSAGLFYDDCEIENLLLQILQDIISAQEDGQSAEEFFGKRPQLAVDELIHNLGKASRKETLKLVGLVFGISSFFELLGALTSPDKGINLLVLIIYGMLSFLFVGIVFFIIHRSIYTKIIKGKVASFLFTWLICSLIIGSFILIERFIPPLFTLHLSNIPAILIISMLLIGSVVLVLIHSKQDGRMWWPFLPFVWISGLIGIASRLPMTENWMSSSNGKITSAVLTGFGFIIFWGLTYLCLREKKG
- a CDS encoding PadR family transcriptional regulator, coding for MKQTQLLKGVLEGCVLLIVLENQVYGYEMIQLLKKHGFKEIVAGTVYPLLQKLEKQGYLSSMIKPSPEGPDRRYYCITPEGKAHCRDFIEQWKDLVSKVDDLISLKGEKLDE
- a CDS encoding APC family permease, with translation MSKNIGTITLSGLISGSVLGSGIILLPPIAYKLVGRWAVAAWIIIMLLGVIFAYVFIFLSLKSPGNEGVAIAVGNAFGGFFRELTSNFLTAAVCFGPTAVLITASEFLKNFSLFSNIKVEIIAVGMEIICTIILMYGVKALGKFTLILTGFTAVLLFCGGMYTLIFASNVHVHQTSFSISKFEYTLLILFWAIIGWEIVGSYIEDIKNPKKTLVEAMTVSLIVIISLYIIIALSIQNVSAGNHDILAIMTPLFGSFSLPVITVAASGLCMCTYLMVVGGVSRMSAQRGANNKLPAYLSYVNRYGSPINAIITLVCIHFVVLSLSAADFINLDKIITCANVFFLSNAIIGLAAGFKLLHNIKLKIAIFILIISFVLLLLKAALWSLLLLISVILLSIYTNKIVS
- a CDS encoding LysR family transcriptional regulator, which encodes MEFRNLITFSEIAHLKSYTRAAEELGYAQSTITTQIKLLEEALGVKLFEKIGRKIHLTLKGQVFLKYTENIISLTEEAIEAVGGIGIPCGILRIGIVESLCTMRLPELLKNYHMKYPEVEIIIKVGVCSDLRSMLKNNIVDLAFILDKKTVDPDLICCVSCNEPMIFLASPVNRLAGKRQVTMEDIKDEPLIVTEKGCSYRNIFEKMFQKSGLKPNIALEVGSIEAIKSFTMSNLGITLLPVMTVEKEIQNGRLVGFDLDGCEFNMATQILYHKNKCLTAAMRAFISEAKG
- a CDS encoding nitroreductase family protein, translating into MDFLELAKKRYSVRNFDTKQVEQEKVDLILEAGRLAPTACNNQPQRILVLNTKEDMDKLKVCTPFTFDAPLALIVCYDKITSWKRTFDNQDMGIVDASIVATHIILEAANLGLGSTWVGHFDPEKAKTAFFMPENIVPVVVLPIGYLNEISIPNPNHNKRFDLAKTVVHNTFNTQ
- a CDS encoding NADH:flavin oxidoreductase, translating into MSNIFSPLQVKDVHFTNRIVMAPMVRFGFSCKNGIMGEKLLQEYLERADKDIGLMISQVLCVSPDAKTAGGAGAYSEDHIGYLHKMAEAGHRNGSCFFAQLGMPGYAFYDNFMKDVNSLTTQDLIKIRDKFIHAAEICKKAGLDGIEMHGAHTFFLNMMSSVCSNRRQDIYGGDLFGRLTLAKEIIEGIKSFAGDNFIVSYRMGWCDSLDTDVQTAQLLEKIGIDMLHVSTGIPEDRKLELPQSFEYNDVVYTGCHVKKHVGVPIIVVNDIKTLGRGNKLIENGCCDFAAYGKPFLADGAFVKHSIGNMDYKPCFECGNCQWFTNGEKCPARLLLKRQATKAAESER
- a CDS encoding NAD(P)H-dependent oxidoreductase, translating into MKALVILTHPDIENSRVNKIWKQELVKYPDDIEIHELYRDYPDWKIDVEKEQGLLDIHNYIIFQFPVYWYSYPPLLKKWLDDVFTHGWAYGSNGHKLEGKKFGLALSIGDKRENYSHTGSVGFTVDEVITPFKASANHVGAIVLPHFAFFGSSFQATDDEVDQSAKDYVEYILKYNT
- a CDS encoding winged helix-turn-helix transcriptional regulator; protein product: MKQYNLGIEATLEILGGKWKALIVCLLMSGPKRTSELQRLIPTVSEKVLIQQLRNLERDGIVGKTRYNQMPPKVEYYITEYGKTANKIIDIMCQWGRKNIEIRKQHGEDVCLLDK
- a CDS encoding helix-turn-helix transcriptional regulator yields the protein MKNRLEEIRKKHGLKQEDLAAALEVSRQTIGSLENGRYNPSIILAFKIARYFNMSIEDIFIYEGEENEK
- a CDS encoding cyclic lactone autoinducer peptide — translated: MKNVKGFITKNLMKGIGSLALVLGALVIFPNSLASGYQPKCPDELLK
- a CDS encoding sensor histidine kinase, coding for MYIIRELITDSIESILFLVTFEALYNNKKFIQENKLKTIYFCILYIIANYFSTFYISKVYHTIFLSIFCILLLSYIAKIRIFASCVIFFLFLSIIFVTENFIQAVGIFIYNINLNTFLSIKEYYVIFLITSKLLQIFIVILIFRFNKIFIKLKLFNSKDKMLSESIIQFGIFGLIIFIMSFGIFNVKYIKIYNCTVFILYFIFLILQLKEINRYKKMLNIESRYKIQESQISNMEEIISIIRQEKHDFANHINVIWGLCSLNRPDTVEKIKNYINGISGNLHSSFKFINTGNAYLDGLLSIKNNFADKNNIDLDIMIDEPFSKLNIKENELISIVSNLIDNAFEAFQSNPNTENKKITFDTFIEGSKFYIEISDNAGMIPKNIQDRIFERGFSTKTEKSDDHGFGLYITRQLIEQNNGCISLESNLETTKFLVAFNLEEADK